Below is a genomic region from Actinomadura sp. NAK00032.
GAGGCCCCGGAACTGCTCGTCGCGGTCATGTTCGCGTGGCGGCTGCGCGACGCCGACGCGATCGGGACGCTGCTGTCGAGCAAGGTCAACCAGTGGACGCTGCTGATCGGCACCCTGCCGCTCGCCTACCGGGCCGGCGGCGGCGCCTGGTCGCTGCCGCTCGACTCCCGGCAGGCCGAGGAGGTGCTGCTGACCGCCGCGCAGACCGTCCTCGGCCTCGCCCTCCTCATCGACCTGGTCTTCAGGCGCTGGGAGGCCGCCGCGCTGTTCGCGCTGTTCGCGGTGCAGTTCGTCCTGCCGGACGAGACCGCCCGGCTGGTCCTGTCGGGCGTCTACCTGGCGATCGGCTTCTCCGTGCTGATCGCCCGGCACCGCGACCTGGGCGCGGCGATGGCGGCGGTCGTCCGGCCTAAGTGAAGAAGCCGTCCGCGATCAGCTCCGGGAGCACCGCGTCGGCGTGCGCGCGGACCTGCTCCGCGTCCATCCCCGTCAGCTGGGCGATGGCGCCGAGCAGCGGATCAAGGGGGAGCGTGCCGTCGCAGACCCCGGCGAGGCCCGCCTCGACCGTCCCGACCCCGGCCGCCCGGCGCAGCCGCCGGGTCTGCCGCAGGACGATCCGCTCCGGGTCCTCGGCGCCGGGCGGGCCGGCCTGTTCCTGGACGAGCCCGTCCGCCGCCGCGAGCAGCCGTCCACAGCCTGTGGAAAACTCTGCGCCCTTCCGGAGCCCGTCCAGGATCTCAGCCGCGTAGGCGCCGACGGGCTCCTCGACGGCGTGCCGCAACTCCTCCACCCGCACCACAGGACGCTCGCTCCGCCGCAACGTGATCCACCCGAACCCGACTCCGACGACGTTCCGCCGCTCGAAGTGATCGAGCCACGCGTCATACCGCGCCCGGTACTCGGGCGTCCCCGCCTCACACGAATCCCGGAGCCACAACTCGGCGTACTCCGCCGGATCCTGGACGTCCCGCTGGACGATCCACGCGTCGCAGCCGTCCACCCACGCGCCGACGCGCTCGTCCCACGGCACCCCGTCGACATGCAGCCAATTGGCCAGGAGCTGGCAGTATCCGCCCTCCGCCAGGTACTGCGGCGCCTCGCCGACGAGCCGCCGGCAGAAGTCGTCCCCCGCCATCCCGGACTCCCGGTAGGTGAACCGCGGCCCCTCCTCCGGCGCCACCACGAACGGCGGATTCGACACGATCAGATCGAACCGCCGCCCCCGCACCGGCTCCAGCAGCGACCCCTCGCGAAGCTCGGCGCCGTCCACCCCGGAGAGCGCGAAGCTCATCGCCGCGAGCTCCAGCGCCCGCGGATTGACGTCCGTCGCCATGACGCGCGCGGCCGGATTCCGCCCCGCCACATGCACGGCCTGAACCCCGCACCCGGTCCCAAGATCCAGAAAGTTATCCACAGGGCTGTGGACGGCGAGCCGCGCCAGACTCCCGGACGCCCCGCCCGTCCCCACGACATGATCGTCCGCCGGCACCCGCCCCGACCCCGGCCGCACCTTCAGGTCGGACACGGCATAACCGGCATGCCCGTCACCGCCGACGTCCTCCAGCGGCTCCACCCGCAACAGCGCCCGCAACTCCCCACCGGACACCTCGGCGAGCCCCGCCGCCACCAGATCGTCCGCCGCGATGGCGTCCGCCGGCACCGGCACCTGCAACCAGAACAGCCGCGTCAGCACCTCCACCGGCGACCCGCCCCGCGTGGCCCGCAACGCCGGCACGACCTCATCCCGCGCCAACGCCCCACCCGCGACGCTCCCCAGCAGCTCCCGTACACCCGCCACGGTGTACCCGCCCCGGACCAACAACTCCCGCACCTGCAAAAGCCCGTTCACCTACCCATTGTCTGCCCAGGGGGGCGACCCCCTGGAACCCCCGTCAACGGTCGAGAGGCTGTTTCGCCGAGCCGCTGGCGCGTCTCGGCGAACAGCCTCTCGGCCGGCGGGCCGGTCGGCCTCCGGGCGCTAGGGCGCCCTCCGGCCGACCGACCCGTGAGCTGTGGCTGAGGCTCAGACCAGGGCGGCGAGGCTCTAACTCAAGTACTTCTCGAAGCCCTTGGCCAGGGACTCGGCTATGCGTTGGCGGAAGTCGGGGTCGGCGAGTTTGGCGGCGTCGGCCTTGTTCTGCATGTTGCCGCACTCGATGAAGACCTTGGGGACCTTCGACATGTTGAGGCCGCCCAGGTCGTCGCGGCGGTCGATGGCGTTCTTGCCGAGGTAGTTGGAGTACGGGATGCCGGTGCCCTCGTGGTAGGCGTCGCGCAGGGCCTTGCCGAGTTTGGCCGAGCCGGAGACCATCGCGGCGTTGCGGCCGATGGACAGCGGCTCGATGATGTGGAAGCCGTGGCCGGACGCGGAGGCGCCGTCGGCGTGGATCGATACGGCGGCGTCGGCCTTCAGGCGGTTGCCGAGGGCGGCGCGCTCGGTGATGCAGGGGCCGACGCCCTTGTCGTCGTCGCGGGTGAGGGCGACCTTGGCGCCGCGGGCGCGCAGGAGTTTCGCGAGGCGCTTCGAGACGTCCCAGGTGAAGGCGTGCTCGGCGTAGCCGGACCTGGTCTCGGTGCCGGTCGTGTCGCAGGCCTTGCTGCCATTGCCGATCTTGACCTGCTTGTTGATCTCGGACGGGTGCGCGGCGTTGCCGCCGTTGTGGCCCGGGTCGATCACGACGGTCCGGCCGTTCAGCGAGCGGGCGTCGGCCTTCGCGGCGGCCGGCGACTGCGCGTCCGGCGCGCTCGGGGCCGTCGGCGGGGGCGCCGGGTCGTCGGCGGACGCACCGGAGGAGCCGGTGCACGCGGTGAGCGCGCCCAGGCACAGCGCGATACCGGCGACCACCGGGCCGCCTCGTTGGATTCGCACAGGCCGCTTCCTCCGTGATGACTTCGTTACCGGGGACCCTGACAGTCTGCACGGCCGCGGAGGTTCGTCAAACGGAGTCCGCGAAATCAGCGGAGCGGGTCCTCCTTGCCGAGCAGCGCGGCGAGGGCCCGCGCCTCGTCGGCGTCCAGGCCGAGGACGACGCGGGGCCGCCCCCACGGGTGGTCGATGGAATGCGCCACATAGCTGGCGACGGACTCCGACAGCTGCTCGGCCAGGCCGCGCGCGTTGCGCCACTCCGACCACGCGCGTTCCAATTCGCTCGCCGCGCGCTGCGCGCACGACACCAGTTCCGGATCACGCACGACTGAACCCCCAGTGGACTCTCCCGATGTCCGGCCCGGCCGGGCGGCCTCCCCCGAGGCCGCCCGGATGCACCCGTCGGACGGTGAGTCCCATTAACCCCCCGGCGGCGGGCCGGGGACCGGCGAATGCGGCAGGCTTGGCCAGCCCCTTACCCGTCGAAAACCGGTTCCTGAACGATCGGCACGGCCTTGCACGGCTCTGCGCGGCTGTGCGCGGCTGTGCGTGTCCCGGGGCGCCGGTCGTGTCGGCGTACATGTGGGAGCGTGAAAAGGCGGGGGGACGTCTCGGGTCACCGAGGGAGGCGGGTCACGGCGCGGGGACGGGCCCCGTCGTGGAGCGCACCACCAGGTGCGGGACGACCAGGTTCTGCCGGGCGTGCCGGGACGGGTCGCCGATCCGCGCGGTGAGCAGTTCGGCGGCCACCCGTCCCATGTCGCGGCGCGGCTGGTCCACGCTGGTCAGGGAGATGTGGCGGATCGCGGCGAGATGGGTGTTGTCGTAGCCGACGATCGACAGGTCGGCGGGCACCCGCATGCCGAGTTCGTCGGCGGCCGAGAGCGCGCCGGTCGCGACCAGGTCGTTGGGAGCGAAGATCGCGGTGGGACGGGCGTCGCGGCGCAGCAGGGAGCGGGCCGCGCGGTAGCCGCCGTCCTCGGTGAAGTCGCCGGTCTCGACGACGATCTCGGCGGCCAGGCCGTGCCGGCGCATCGCCTTCTCGTAGCCGGCGCGGCGGTAGTGGGCCGTGGTGGAGCGCGCCCCCTCGATGTGGGCGATCCGGCGGTGCCCGAGTTCGACGAGGTGGTCGACGGCCAGGCTGGCGCCGAGTTCGTCGTCGTCCACCACGATGTCGACGCCGTGGACGTCGCGCTCGCCGACCACGACGACCGGGACGCTCGCCGCGGCCTCTTTGAGCGATTCGGGGACGACGCTGAGCAGCACCAGGCCGTCCACCCGCATCTCCAGGAACGCCTCGACGGCCTCGGCCTCGAACAGCGGGTCCCAGCGGCCGCTGCCGACGAGCATGCGCAGGCCCGCGCCGTGCAGGCTCTCCTGGAGCCCGTCGAGGAACTCGGCGAAGAACGGGTTGTGCAGGTCGGCGACGATGGCGCCGATCAGCCGGGTGCGCCCCTCGACCAGGCTCCGCGCGACGGCGTTCGGCCGGTAGCCCAGTTCCCGGGCGGCCTGCAGGACGGCCTGTCTGCGGCGCTCGCTCACGTGCGGCGACCCCCGCATCACCAGTGAGACGAGCGACTTGGACACGCCGGCGCGCTCCGCGACGTTGCGGATCGTCGGTTTCGGCGCGGGCACCGCCCTCCCCTCGTCGCGCGGGGCGGCAGAGGATCCGCTGCGCGGCGGGGGTACCGCGCCCTCTCCCTGCCTGCCGTACGGGGGATTCGGTTCATCAGCTGACATGGCACTCCGTCCGGGGGGACCTGCAGGACCTGCCGCGGCGGCGCGCCGCCGGGGGAACCGGCGCGCCGACCTCCGCTCGGGAGGAGATGCCATGATGCCGCGCCTTCCGCCCGAATCGTCGCAACCGGGAGTAACGGGCATCCGCCAATGGTGGTTCGGGCCTGTGGTGTTCCGGATCACAGTCGGGTCCGCGGCCGATCACGACCCGGTGAAAAGGACACCGCGCCCCCGGCCGGCGCGGCACGGCTCCGGGTCCGGCTCGGATACGCTGCCCAGGTGGGAGATCGTGCGGTGGCCGGCGGCAAGGCGCAGGGCCGGCAGAGCGGCGGCGGACGGGGCCGCCGCAGGCTCAGCGTGGACGAACGGCGGGACGAGCTGATCGACGCGGCGCTGCAGCTGTTCAGCACGCGCTCGCCCGAGGACATCTCGATCGACGACGTCGCGGCCGCGGCCGGCGCGTCCCGGGCGCTCGTCTACCACTACTTCGGCGGCAAGTACGAGCTGTACATCGCGGCGCTCGGCAGCGCGGCGAAGAAGCTGTCGGTGCTGCTCGAACCGCCGACGGAGGGCAGGCCGCTCGACCGGCTGCGGATCTCGCTGAAGCGGTACTTCGACTTCGTGGAGAGCCACGCGGCCGGCTACACGGCGCTGCTGCGCGGCGGCCCCGCCGACCGCTCCGGCGAGGCCGGCGAGATCGTCGACGGCATCCGCCGGCTGCTGCTCGACCGGATCCTGCACTCGCTGGACGTGGAGGTCCCGCCGCCGGTGCTGCGCATCACGCTGCGCTGCTGGATGGCGACGGTGGAGACCGCCGGCCTGGACTGGCTGGAGAACCGCGACGTGCCGCGACCCGACCTGGAGCGGCTGCTCGTCGACCAGCTCGTGGCCATCATGCAGACGGCGAGCCGCCACGACCCCGGCACCGGCGCCCTGTTCGCCCGCCTCTCCCAGGAGGAGCTGGCCGAGTAACCGCCGCGGCCCCGCCGGTGAGCGGTTCCCCGCGGCCGCCGGTAAGTGACCGGTGTGGCCGCCGGGGCGGGTGTCCGGTTGTGGTCGATTGAACGTTAGGTGTCCGAAATTCCGCGCAGGCCAGTATCCCGTCCGCGGGATCCGCGGGCGGGATACCGGCCCGAACGGTGTGCTCGGCTCCGGGCCCACGGTTCTCGGATGACCGTGGTCCCGGTCGGTCGTCCAGGAGACCCCTGGAGCGTCCTTCGCGCGCGAGGTCGCCCAGCGGCCTCCCGGCCGTCCCCCCTCTGTGCCGTGCGCGTTACTCCGAGCGCTGCTGCGGGATGCCGGCGAGCAGCGCCCGCACCTCCGCCTCGCGGTAGCGACGGTGCCCCCCCAGCGTCCGGATGGACGTGAGCTTTCCCGCCTTCGCCCACCGCGTGACGGTCTTGGGGTCGACGCGGAACATCGTCGCCACCTCCGCCGGCGTCAACAGGGGCTCGGCCTCTGGCGTACGTGCTGACATGTTTGCGGCCTCTCCTCCGTGGACCGATGACAGCGATCCTGCGATTGATCCTCGCGTGGTCACTGATGTCCCCTATGGCCCGAAAGAGCCACTATGACATCACAACGTGTAACCTTGCCACCACTCAGCGCAACAAGCAAGTTCCTGGCGGTAGTTGCGTGCAAACATCCCCGCGACGGCGGGGTGTCGCACCTGAGCGACGAACAGTGGGTCACGCTGCGTGATTCTAGCGACACGTATAGTCGTATCGCGCGCGGATTCGGGAAATTTGTTTTAGTTCGCGGCCTCCAGCGCCCGCACGGGCCGCCAGCGGGCCAGGAGGCGCTTGTACATCGCCACGGTCAGCTCGGCCTCGCCGCGCTCCATCCCGGTGAGGGCGACGGTCATCTCGGCCACCGACTCGTCGGCGCTGAGGGTCCGGTCGTCCAGCAGGTGGACGAGGCCGCCGTAGTCGAGTTCGACCAGGGAGCGGGAGTGGAACTCACCGAGCCACCGGGCGAGCGTCTCCAGCCGGCCCGCCGACAGGAGGTAGACCTCCTCCGTGCCGTCGCCGAGGTTCTCGCGCACGACCGGGAGCGCCGCCGCCACCCGGCGCCGGGCCTCCCCCATCGAGGTGACGTAACTCAGTGTGCGCGCGGGCGCGGCCGTGGCCGGACCATGGCCGGGCAGTTCCTCGGCCGCGTCGGCGGACTTGCGGTACCCGGTCCCCGGCGTGCCGAGCATCAGGCACCGCTCCCCGCGCGCGAACGGCACGAACCAGTCCAGCGGGACGTGCCAGGTGCTCGTCAGTATGTGCGGCCGCAGCGGCCGCCCCGCGCGCTTCCACTGCTCGAACTCGCTCATCGCCCGCTCCGCCACCGGCGGCGGGACGAACGCGGCCGCGACACCGGCGGCGTGCTCGCCGCGGAACCGCTCGAAGGCCAGCCACGAGCGCAGCCGCGTCCCCCACGGGCACACGTAGATCATGTCGTCGAGGCGGCGCACGTAGGCGTCCCGGCTCTCCCGCTCGGGGACGACCTCGGGCGGCGCGCCGACCAGCCTGAGCGCGGCCTCGCGGTGTTCCACACCGAGCGCGTGGATCCGCCGCGGGCGCCGTCTGGAGTCGGCGTAGACCGTCCACAGTGTCCGCGCGGGCTCCGGGAAGGCGGTCACCGGTTCATAAACCCGTAGGTACGCGGCGTACGGAAGCACAACCGCATCGTGACACGAGATCAGTGCGGACGGGGGACCATACCGCGCCCTAGTCTGATCTAGAGACAGAGAGGAGGGCACTACCGTGCCTAATGTCTTCGGGGCGCCCCACAAGGGCACCGAACCCCGACACGAGCAGGTCGTCTTCTGCCAAGACGAAGCCAGCGGCCTGCGCGCCATCATCGCCATCTACTCCACCGCGCTGGGCCCGTCCCTGGGAGGAACGCGCTTCTTCCCCTACGGCACCGAGGAAGAGGCACTCTCCGACGTGCTGAACCTGTCCCGGGGCATGGCCTACAAGAACGCCCTGGCCGGGCTCGACCTCGGCGGCGGCAAGGCCGTCATCATCGGCGATCCCGCCGTCGACAAGTCCGAGGCGATGCTGCGGGCGTACGGACGCTTCGTCCAGTCGCTGAACGGCCGCTACTACACGGCGTGCGACGTCGGCACGTACAGCGAGGACATGGACGTCGTGGCGCGGGAGTCCCGCTACGTCACCGGACGTACGGTCGCGCACGGCGGTGCGGGCGATTCCTCCATCCTCACGGCGTTCGGCGTGTTCCAGGGCATGCGGGCCGCCGCCGAGACGGTGTGGGGCACGCCCAGCCTGCGCGGCAAGCGGGTCGGCGTGGAAGGCGTCGGGAAGGTCGGCCACCGGCTGGTGGAGCACCTGCGCGAGGACGGCGCGGACGTCGTGGTCTGCGACGTGAACGAGGCCGCGGTCGACCGGGTCCGGTCACTTCACCCGGAGGTGGAGGTCGTCTCCGACGCCGACGCCATGGTCCGCGCGGATCTCGATGTGTACGCACCCTGCGCGCTGGGCGGCTCCCTGAACGACGACACCGTGCCATTGCTCCGGGCCAAGGTGGTGTGCGGCGCGGCCAACAACCAGCTCGCCCACACGGGAGTGGAGAAGAGCCTCGCCGACCGGGGCGTCCTGTACGCGCCCGACTACGTGGTGAACTCGGGTGGTGTGATCCAGGTCGCGGACGAGATCGAGGGCTTCAACTTCGACCGCGCCAAGGCCCGCGCGTCCGGCATCTACGACACCACCCGGAAGATCTTCGCGCTCGCCGCCGACGACGGCGTCCCGCCGGCGGTGGCCGCCGACCGGCTCGCGGAGCGCCGGATGTCCGAGATCGGCAGGCTGCGGGGGATCCTCCTCTAGGGCGGCCTAGGGTCCCTTTAGGCCCGGCTCTGGTCTGGACGGTGGAGCTTCCTGACTCGTTTAGACCGTTGCAAGACCGTTGTAAGGGCCGCCGTGGAGCGCTGTACGACCGTCCCACGGCGGCCTGGGCGTGTACTCGTGACCACCGGATACACTGTTGTTATCAGCAACAGGAGCGCCGCCACGTACCGTCGATGTACCGAGCCAGGCGCAAAACGGGTACGGTTGTACCCGTGACTGACGCATGGCTCATCAGGCACCGGTTCGTGTGGTACACGCGCGCGTTGATGGGCCCACGAAAGCCCTGACCATCGAGGGGGTCGAGCCAATGGGTCGCGGCCGAGCCAAGGCCAAGCAGGTAAAGGTTGCCCGGCAGCTCAAGTACAACACCGGCAACACGGACCTCGACCGCCTGAAGGACGAACTGGGAGTCACGGACTCCGGTGACGACTCGTACGACGAGCTCGCCGAGAAGTACGCGGACTACGCCGATGACTACGGCACGGAGCACCGCAAGGACGGCACCTCCGGTTGACCGGCCGACAACGCGCCACTGCCCGCCACGGGCAGTGGCGTTTGTCGTGACTTCTGTGTCGTTGTCGTGACTTCTCCAGTTCGGCGCGGTTTTCCCTCATGGGGGGTGTGCGAGTCATGGTTTCCGTCGGCCGCCGAGAGGGCCTCTGAGCCACCTTCGGCGGCGCGCGCTTCCGTGGTGACGCCTGGGGGCTGAGAGGCGCTCAGTGACCCTCTCAGCCCGTCACGCCCGGTGTCCGGGCGAGCGTCCCACCCGATCGGCGAGGCGGCCGGCCGTCCCGCTAGCGGAGGACGGCGGCTCCGGTGCCGCCGGTGATCTCGCCGAGCGCCCAGGCGGGCACGCCGCGGGAGGTCAGCAGGCGGAGCGCCGCGTCGGCGGTGTCCGGGCTCACGATCGCGGCCATCCCGACGCCCAGATTGAACGTCTTGTCCATCTCGGGCTGCGGCACGCCGCCGTGGCCCTGCAGCACACGGAACAGGGCTGGGACCTCCCACGAGGAGCGGTCGAGCACGGCGTCCGCAGTAGGCGGCAGTGAGCGGGCCAGGTTCGCCGCCAGCCCGCCGCCCGTGATGTGCGCGAACGCCCGCACCCCGCCGGCCTGGACCA
It encodes:
- a CDS encoding class I SAM-dependent methyltransferase, which translates into the protein MNGLLQVRELLVRGGYTVAGVRELLGSVAGGALARDEVVPALRATRGGSPVEVLTRLFWLQVPVPADAIAADDLVAAGLAEVSGGELRALLRVEPLEDVGGDGHAGYAVSDLKVRPGSGRVPADDHVVGTGGASGSLARLAVHSPVDNFLDLGTGCGVQAVHVAGRNPAARVMATDVNPRALELAAMSFALSGVDGAELREGSLLEPVRGRRFDLIVSNPPFVVAPEEGPRFTYRESGMAGDDFCRRLVGEAPQYLAEGGYCQLLANWLHVDGVPWDERVGAWVDGCDAWIVQRDVQDPAEYAELWLRDSCEAGTPEYRARYDAWLDHFERRNVVGVGFGWITLRRSERPVVRVEELRHAVEEPVGAYAAEILDGLRKGAEFSTGCGRLLAAADGLVQEQAGPPGAEDPERIVLRQTRRLRRAAGVGTVEAGLAGVCDGTLPLDPLLGAIAQLTGMDAEQVRAHADAVLPELIADGFFT
- a CDS encoding N-acetylmuramoyl-L-alanine amidase, which gives rise to MRIQRGGPVVAGIALCLGALTACTGSSGASADDPAPPPTAPSAPDAQSPAAAKADARSLNGRTVVIDPGHNGGNAAHPSEINKQVKIGNGSKACDTTGTETRSGYAEHAFTWDVSKRLAKLLRARGAKVALTRDDDKGVGPCITERAALGNRLKADAAVSIHADGASASGHGFHIIEPLSIGRNAAMVSGSAKLGKALRDAYHEGTGIPYSNYLGKNAIDRRDDLGGLNMSKVPKVFIECGNMQNKADAAKLADPDFRQRIAESLAKGFEKYLS
- a CDS encoding LacI family DNA-binding transcriptional regulator, whose translation is MPAPKPTIRNVAERAGVSKSLVSLVMRGSPHVSERRRQAVLQAARELGYRPNAVARSLVEGRTRLIGAIVADLHNPFFAEFLDGLQESLHGAGLRMLVGSGRWDPLFEAEAVEAFLEMRVDGLVLLSVVPESLKEAAASVPVVVVGERDVHGVDIVVDDDELGASLAVDHLVELGHRRIAHIEGARSTTAHYRRAGYEKAMRRHGLAAEIVVETGDFTEDGGYRAARSLLRRDARPTAIFAPNDLVATGALSAADELGMRVPADLSIVGYDNTHLAAIRHISLTSVDQPRRDMGRVAAELLTARIGDPSRHARQNLVVPHLVVRSTTGPVPAP
- a CDS encoding TetR/AcrR family transcriptional regulator, with amino-acid sequence MGDRAVAGGKAQGRQSGGGRGRRRLSVDERRDELIDAALQLFSTRSPEDISIDDVAAAAGASRALVYHYFGGKYELYIAALGSAAKKLSVLLEPPTEGRPLDRLRISLKRYFDFVESHAAGYTALLRGGPADRSGEAGEIVDGIRRLLLDRILHSLDVEVPPPVLRITLRCWMATVETAGLDWLENRDVPRPDLERLLVDQLVAIMQTASRHDPGTGALFARLSQEELAE
- the bldC gene encoding developmental transcriptional regulator BldC, which codes for MSARTPEAEPLLTPAEVATMFRVDPKTVTRWAKAGKLTSIRTLGGHRRYREAEVRALLAGIPQQRSE
- a CDS encoding Glu/Leu/Phe/Val dehydrogenase, whose amino-acid sequence is MPNVFGAPHKGTEPRHEQVVFCQDEASGLRAIIAIYSTALGPSLGGTRFFPYGTEEEALSDVLNLSRGMAYKNALAGLDLGGGKAVIIGDPAVDKSEAMLRAYGRFVQSLNGRYYTACDVGTYSEDMDVVARESRYVTGRTVAHGGAGDSSILTAFGVFQGMRAAAETVWGTPSLRGKRVGVEGVGKVGHRLVEHLREDGADVVVCDVNEAAVDRVRSLHPEVEVVSDADAMVRADLDVYAPCALGGSLNDDTVPLLRAKVVCGAANNQLAHTGVEKSLADRGVLYAPDYVVNSGGVIQVADEIEGFNFDRAKARASGIYDTTRKIFALAADDGVPPAVAADRLAERRMSEIGRLRGILL
- a CDS encoding DUF3073 domain-containing protein; protein product: MGRGRAKAKQVKVARQLKYNTGNTDLDRLKDELGVTDSGDDSYDELAEKYADYADDYGTEHRKDGTSG